GCAAAGCCTGATCTGCCTCCAACGTACTGAGGGTCAATGCGCGACGTATCGAACTCGGCTCGAGAAAAAGCAGCAGCATGCTTCGTTCCGCCGACGATAGAGCCCCGCTGAAATTAGTAGAGTTTGCCACATATTTCGTCTGCAACGAAAACGGTTCGCCCATTGTCTCATGAAGCTGCTCGACGGCGCGCAAAATCAGGGCAATTCGGGCGCGCTCCTCTGAACCGAGCTTGGGTTTTCCGACCTCGTTTCGGAACTCGATGGAGAATCGTCCCTCTTCCCAAGCCAATAGATTCAACAAAGCTTCGATCGCGGCGCTCTGATCGTAGGAATGAATACCGCAGACCTCGCCTTTGTGCACTTCAATCCGTGCCGTTTCCGTTTTATGCTGAAGATGAATAATCGCCGATTTATTAGCGATAATGACCGTCTGAATCAAATCGGCGACGCCCATTTCCGTCAGGCTGCCGGAAAGGCCGTCTCCTTGCCCGCTTTCCTCGAGTACCAATGGTCGCATGCGGCCGAGTAGGACCTCAATCCTGGTCATCGCCTCGCGCGGATGGAAAGGCTTGAGCAGCAGATCATCGATATCCAGCTCCAACAGCTCGATACGTCGGTCGTGATCCGCTTCCTCTGTCAGGACAATAACGGCTATCGGAGGCTCGGCATACGTTCTGCGCAGCTGGTCGATAAAACGCTTGCCGCGATCGTCGCTCAAACGCGGCTCAAAAAGCAGGACATCGACCCTTTCTTTTTGAAGAAATTGAACCGCTTCTTCCAGGGAATCCAGCCTGTCAATTCGATGCCGTTGCTCTTTCAGCAGCCGAGATAATTCTTCGAGCTCAACCGACTCGCTGTCGATAATGAGAATTTTGTGGGAGGGTAAGCCGGTCATAAAAATGAGGCATCTTATTGATTCACAAAAGCAGCGGCATCAGGGCGGCGCTTCTTTAAAAGTACAAAAAGCAATCTCTGCAGGGCCGCCGGCTCAAAGGTTGATTGCACATGCACCTCTACCCATGCCGGAGCGTCGAGGAGTTTACGGACTTGATCAAACTCGACACTTTTTCCTGAAGAAGCGTAAAAAAGGACATGAATCGGTGCTTTTGTAATACGGTGAAGAGCGTTAAGCAGATATCGGTAATAGTCCCAACGTGTAGAGTCCTTATCGAGCGCCAAAATGATGCCTGCCAAATCCTTGGCAGCATAATCCACCAGAGGAGTCAACTCTTTATCGGTAGATAGACAAAAGACCGTTAAATAGCTTCCGTTTGCCGAATTGAGCGTCGAATAGCGAAAGTCGAGTTTACCGACTCTTTCAGTCTGCAGGGATTTCTGCGTCATGGCTTCGACAACTTGGCGGGCTTTGTCTTCATTTGACCCGATAACCAGAATGGTGCCGAGTTGTTCTGCGCG
The nucleotide sequence above comes from candidate division KSB1 bacterium. Encoded proteins:
- a CDS encoding response regulator, translated to MTGLPSHKILIIDSESVELEELSRLLKEQRHRIDRLDSLEEAVQFLQKERVDVLLFEPRLSDDRGKRFIDQLRRTYAEPPIAVIVLTEEADHDRRIELLELDIDDLLLKPFHPREAMTRIEVLLGRMRPLVLEESGQGDGLSGSLTEMGVADLIQTVIIANKSAIIHLQHKTETARIEVHKGEVCGIHSYDQSAAIEALLNLLAWEEGRFSIEFRNEVGKPKLGSEERARIALILRAVEQLHETMGEPFSLQTKYVANSTNFSGALSSAERSMLLLFLEPSSIRRALTLSTLEADQALQCIDSLIRKGLLLKTEEHRRAEEEKLVFNPVSAGAILGAKQQYSRIFSLFRQGAPLISKGESPSGLYNRPRLTKAELMLIRQKFV